In the Rubrivivax gelatinosus IL144 genome, GGCAAGGGCGAGCCGATCAAGCTCGACTACCGCCTCGACCAGCAGCAAGGCGCCTGGAAGATCATCGACGTCAACGTCGGCGGCATCTGGCTGGTGCAGAGCTACCGCTCGCAGTTCGCCCAGGAGATCAGCGCCGGCGGCATCGACGGCCTGATCGCCAAGCTGGTGGAGCGCAACAAGGCGCCCGCGCAGCCGGCCAAGAAGGGCTGAGATGAAGCTGCCCGCGACCGCCACGCTGGCCCAGGCCAACGAGCTGCTGCGTCAGCTCGGTGAGGACACCGAAGTCGTCGACGCCAGCGAACTCGCCGATTTCGACAGCTCGGCGGTCGCGCTGCTGCTCGAAGCCCGCCGCCGCGCCGCGGCCCGCGGGCGCACGCTGCGCATCGACGGCGCCCAGGCCCAGCTCGTCGAGCTGGCGCGCCTGTATGGCGTCGACGAGCTGCTGGGCCTGCCGGCCGCCGAAGCGGCCTGAGCCGGCTCAGCCGTCGGCGTCCTCGGCCAGCCGCTGGCCGTCGGAATAACGCCGGTTGCGCAGGTTCTTCTTGATCTCCGAGAGCGTCGGCCGCAGCGCGGCCGAGCCCAGGCGCAGCGCGACGCCGGTGGCCAGGATGTCGACGATCGTCAGGTGCAGCAGCCGCGAGACCATCGGGCTGTAGCGGTCGGCGTCTTCCGGATGGTCGGCGGCCAGCAGGATGTGGCCCGGCGAGCCCAGCGCCAGCGTCGCCAGCGGCGAGCCGCTGGCGGTGATGACGATCACCGTCGCGCCCTTGCGGCGCGCGATCTCGGCGACGTCCAGGATGTCGCGGCTGCGCCCCGAGTTGCTGATGACGACGGCGCAATCGCCTTCGGAGAGCATGGTCGCGCTCATCACCTGCACGTGGCCGTCGCTGATGGCCATCGAGTTGACGCCCAGGCGGAAGAACTTGTGCTGCGCGTCCAGCGCCACGATGCCGGAGTTGCCGACACCGTAGAACTCGATGCGCCGGCTGTGGCGGCCGGCTTCGGTGAGCGCGCCGATCGCGTCCTCGATCGCCTGGCTGGCGGCGGCGTTGCGGTAGCGCAGCAGCGCGGCGACGGCGTTGTCGACGACCTTGATGACCAGGTCGCCGGCCTTGTCGTCCTCCTCGACGGCGCGGTGCACGAAGGGTACGCCTTCGTTGACGCTGCCGGCGAGCTTGATCTTGAAGTCCGCCAGGCCGTCGTAGCCGACGCTGCGGCAAAAGCGCACGACGGTGGGCTTGCTGACGCGGGCGCGCTCGGCGAGTTCGCCGACCGGCAGGCTGGCGAAGCCGCGTGCGTCGGCCAGCAGCAGGCGTGCGACGCGCTGCTCGGCCGGCGGCAGGGCGGGGATCGAGGCCCGGATGCGTTCGAGCATCGGGCTCATCTCGGCGACCGGCTCCCGGACGGGGCGCGGTGTGGTGCTCGGAAAGTGGTTCATTGCTCTTCTGCCCAGGCGCAGCTGTCGCGCGCGACGAGCGCGCTGGCGGCTGCCGGGCCCCAGCTGCCGGCCGCGTAGGGGCGCGGCCCGGTCGGGTCGTTGTCCCAGGCGTCCAGCACCGGTTCGACCCAGCGCCAGGCCTGTTCCTGTTCGTCGCTGCGCACGAACAGGTTCAGCCGCCCGGCGATCGCGTCGAGCAGCAGGCGCTCGTAGGCGCCCACCCGCTCGCTCGGGAAAGCCTTGTCGAAGTCCAGGTCCAGCGACACCGGCGACAACACCTCGTTGGTGCTGCCGCCGGTCGCGGCCAGCAGGTGCAGCTCCAGCCCGTCCTCGGGCTGCAGCTTGATGACCAGGCGGTTGGCGCGCCGCGTGCCCGGGAAGATCGGGTGCGGCACCTCGCGGAAGTTGACGACGATGTGCGCGTCCTGCTCGGCCAGGCGCTTGCCGGTGCGCAGGTAGAAGGGCACGCCAGCCCAGCGCCAGTTCTGGATCTCGGTGCGCAGCGCGACGAAGGTCTCGCAGCGGCTGCCGGCCGGCACCTTGACCTCGTCGAGGTAGCCCGGCACCGCCTGGCCCTCGACGCTGCCGGCGCGGTACTGGCCGCGCACGACATCGCGCGCCACGGTCTCGGGCGTGAACGGGCGCAGCGAACGCAGCACCTTCAGCTTCTCGTCGCGGATCGCGTCGGCCGCGCTCGACGACGGCGGCTCCATCGCGATCATCGTCAGCAGCTGCAGCGCGTGGTTCTGGATCATGTCGCGCAGCGCGCCGGTGCGGTCGTAGTAGTCGCCGCGCGTGCCCACACCCAGCGACTCGGCCAGCGTGATCTGGATGTTGGCGATCCACTCGCGCCGCCACAGCGGCTCGAACAAGGCGTTGCCGAAGCGCAGCGCCATCAGGTTCTGCACCGCGGGCTTGCCGAGGTAGTGGTCGATGCGCAGCGCCTGGCGCTCGTCGAAGACCGAACGCACGACGCGGTTGATCTGCTGTGCGCTCGCCAGGTCGTGGCCCAGCGGCTTCTCCAGCACGATGCGCACGTGCGGGCCGACGATGCCGGCGGCGCCCAGCTGTTCGCAGATCACCGGGAACAGGTAGGGGCTGGTCGCCAGGTACATCAGCGCCGTGTCGGCGCCGCGTTCGGCCAGCCAGGCCTTGAGGCCGGCGTAGTCCTCGGGCTTGGACAGATCCATGCGCCGGTAGTGCAGCAGCTGCGCGAACTCGTCGAACTCGGCGTCGTTCGGGCGCTTGCTGCTCTCGACGGCGGCGAAACGCTCGCGCACGAAGGCGCGGTACTCGTCGTCGCTGCGTTCGTCGCGCGCGACGGCGAGGATGCGGCCGCCCTCGGGCAGCTTGTGGTGGCGCCAGGCCTGGAACAGCGCCGGCAGCAGCTTGCGCCAGGTCAGGTCGCCGGTGCCACCGAAAAAGACGAGGTCGAAGGACATGTCGGGGCGTGCATGTAACTAAGTTTCTTCCCGATCATGCTCCGCGGTTTCAGGCCGGTCAACCGCGGGGCGATCCGGACCCGCCGCGTGGCGGCCGGAGGCCCGCCGGCTAGTACGGTACCTCGTAGCGCAGTTCGCGCCAGCGCAGCACCGCCGAACGCGGGCCGATTCGCTCCAGTGTCACGCCGGGTGCGGCGGCATCGCCTTCGTGCAGCAGCTGGCCGCCGACGAGCAGCATGCGTGCGGCCGGCTGGTCGGAATAGATCGCGCCGCCGATCGTCAGCTGCGGCAGGCTGCGGCGCTGTTCGGCCGAAAGCTGGTCGATGGGGATCACGCGGTCGGCGCCCGGTGCCGTGGCGGCGACGCGGGCCGGGGCGACGACCGGGGCGGGCGCGGGCGGAGCCACTCGGCGCGGCGCCTCGGTCGTGGCGGCGGGCGGCGGCACGATGCGCGGCGGGCCGACCCGCGGCACCGCCTCGGCGCTCGCCGGCGCTGCCACCGGCGGCGTGTCGAGCCGGGCCGTGGGCGGCGCGGCCGGGGTCGCGGCCGGCACGGGCGCCGCCTGGGCCACGGTGGCGGCCGGTGCCGCCGGTGCAGCGGGGCGCTGCGTGCCCCACCAGGCGCCGGCGCCGATGGCGGCGAGGGCTGCCGCGCCGCCGGCCGCGATCCAGGGCCCGCGGCGCGGCGCGGGCGTCGCGGCGGCCGGGGCCGGCGCGGCGGGCTGGGAGTGCAGGCCGGGCACGGCGCCGCGCTCGCGTTCGGCGTCGGCCCGGCGCAGGGCGTCGAGGATGTAGGACATGGTCTCAGCGGGTCAGCGCGAGCCGCGGCGCGGTGTCGCCGTCGGGCCGCAGGATCTGCATCAGCGTCAGCGGGCCGGCGCGGCCGTCGGGCTGCAGCCCGTGCGCGACCTGGAAGGCGACGATGCGCGGTGCCAGCGCGCCGCGGCCGGGCAGGCGTTCGTCCAGCCAGGCCGCGAGCGTCGCCGCGCCGCCGGGCGCGCCCCAGCCGGGCGGCGGCCGCCACAGCGTCGCGAACTCGCCGCGCCACAGCGTGGCCAGCGTCGCCAGTTCGACGCTCGCTTCGCCGCCTTCGGCGAAGGCCAGCGTCGCGTGCTCGGCCGACAGGCCGGTCAGCAGCACGACGCCGCTGCGGCCGTCGCTGCCGTGCAGCGTCAGCAGGCCCGGACGGCCGAGGTCGCGCACCTGGGCCAGGCCGGTCTTCGTGCGCCAGCAGGCCAGGCCGCTGGCGGCCAGCGCGCTGCACGGTTCGCCGGCCCCGGGCTCGGCTTTCCAGCGTTTGGCGAGCGAGCGCACGCCGTCGGCCTCGCGCGCCGCGGCGCGCGCCAGCAGCGCCTCGGCGTCGAGTTCGTCGGCCACCGGGGCCGGCGCAGCCGATGCCGCGGCGACCGGCACCGAGGCGTTTGCCGAGGCCGCCGCTGGCGCCGGGGCCGCGTGCACGGCCGGGGCCACCGGCGCCGCGGCGACGCCGCCACGCCCGGCCTGCCAGGCCAGCGCGCCGACGGCCAGCGCCGCGAAGCCCAGCACGGCCGCCACGGCCGGCGCCCGCGACGGCGTCGGGGACGGCGGCACGGTGCCGAAGACCTCGTGCGCCGCACGTTCGACGACGGCGCGCCCGACACGCCGCTGCCCCTGCGCGTAGCCGCCGAGCAGCGCCCGGTCGGCGAGCAGGTTGATGCGCCGCGGCACGCCGCCGCACAGCCGGTGCAGCGCCGCCAGCGCCTCGTCGTCGAAAGGCGGCTCGCCGCTCAGCCCGGCCACCGCCAGGCGGTGGCGCACGTAGGCCGCGGTCTCGGCGGCGTCCAGCGCCGGCAGGTGGTAGCGCGCGATGACACGCTGGGCGAGCTGCTCCAGGTCGGGCCGCGCCAGCATCGTGCGCAGCTCGGGCTGGCCGATCAGCACGATCTGCAGCAGCTTGCGCTCGTCGGTCTCGAGGTTGGTCAGCAGGCGCAGCTGCTCCAGCACTTCGGGCGCCAGCGCCTGGGCCTCGTCGATGACCAGCACCGCGTGGCGGCCGGCGGCGTGCGCGGCCAGCAGGAAACGGTTCAGCGCGTCGACATAGGCCTTCACCGTCGCCGCGCCGGCCGGCACCTCGAGGCGGAACTCGTCGCAGACGGTCTGCAGCAGCTCCAGCGCGTCGAGCTTGGGGTTGAAGACGTAGGCCACGTCGCAGTGCGCCGGCACCTGCTCCAGGAAGCAGCGGCAGACGGTGGTCTTGCCGGCGCCGATCTCGCCGGTCAGCAGCACGAAGCCGCCGCCGCCGGACAGGCCGTAGAGCAGATGCGCCAGCGCCTCGCGGTGCGCTTCGCTCATGTAGAGGAAACGCGGGTCGGGGGCGATCGAGAAGGGCTCGCGCTGCAGGCCGTAGAAGCTCGCGTACATCGGGTTCCGGATCGGTCGTGGGGCGTGGCGGCGCGACGGGGGGCGCGAAGACGCCTAGCATAGCGAGGCCCGGCAACGCTCCATTTCGTATCCGTGTCACACGGTTGCGGGGGCGCAGGCGGTGCAATCCAGACTCTACGCCGATCCCCCATGAACCAGCTCGACCAGCTCCGCCAGTACACGACCGTCGTCGCCGATACCGGCAACTTCCACCAGCTCGCCCAGTTCGCGCCGCGTGACGCGACGACCAACCCCTCGCTGATCCTCAAGGCCGTGCGCCAGCCCGAGTACGCGCCGCTGCTGGCCGAGACCGTGGCCGCGCACGCCGCGCGGCCGCTCGACGAGATCGTCGACGAGGTGCTGGTGCGTTTCGGCCTGGAGATCCTGAAGGTCGTGCCGGGCCGCGTCAGCACCGAGGTCGACGCCCGCCTGTCCTTCGACACCGCGGCGACGATCGAACGCGGCCGGCGCATCGCCGCGCTGTACCGCGCCGCCGGCGTCGGCCCCGAGCGCCTGCTGGTCAAGATCGCGTCGACCTGGGAAGGCATCCGCGCCGCCGAGGTGCTGGAGCGCGAAGGCATCCACTGCAACCTGACGCTGCTCTTCGGCTTCGGCCAGGCCGTGGCCTGCGGCGACGCCGGCGTGACGCTGATCTCGCCCTTCGTCGGCCGCATCCTCGACTGGCACAAGGCGCGTGCCGGCGCCGCCTGGGACGCCGCGGCCCACAGCGGCGCCGCCGACCCGGGCGTGAAGTCGGTGACGACGATCTGGCGCCACTACAAGCGCCACGGCCTGGCCACCGAGGTGATGGGCGCGAGCTTCCGCAACGTCGATCAGATCCTGGCGCTGGCCGGCTGCGACCTGCTGACGATCAGCCCCGAGCTGCTGGCCCAGCTGCAGGCCGCCGACGCCCCGGTCGCGCGCGCGCTCGACCTCGCCGAGGCCCAGGCCGCCGACCTGCCCGCCGTGCACCTGGACGAAGCCGCGTTCCGCTGGACGCTCAACGAGGACGCGATGGCCACCGAGAAGCTGGCCGAAGGCATCCGCGCCTTCGCCGCCGACGCCCGCGCGCTGGACGCGCTGATCGAGGAAGCAAGACGATGACACGCTGCGACCGCACCGAAGCCTGGAGCGCGCTGGCCGGCCACTACGAGGCCCACGGCCGCACGCTGGACCTGCGCGAAGCCTTCGCGCGCGACGCCTCGCGCTTCGAGGCGCTGTCGCTGCAGGCGCCGGAGGTCTTCGCCGACCTGTCGAAGAACCTGCTCGACACGGCGACGCTGCACTTCCTCGCCGACCTGGCGCGGGAATGCGAGCTGCCGGCGCGCCGCGACGCGATGCTGGCCGGGGCGGTCGCCAACCTCACCGAAGGCCGCGAGGTGCTGCACACCGCGCTGCGTGCGCCGCTGGGCGCCGCGCCGCACGGCGAGCCGGTGCACGCGGTGCTGGCGGCGATGCTGGCCTACGCCGAGCAGGTGCGGCTGGACGCGCAGATCACCGACGTCGTCAACATCGGCATCGGCGGCAGCGACCTGGGGCCGCAGATGGTCGTCGCCGCGCTCGAGTCCTACGGCGACCCGGGCCGGCGGCTGCACTTCGTCAGCAACGTCGACGGCCACGACATCGCGCCGGTGCTGGCGAAGCTGGACCCCCAGCGCACGCTGTTCATCGTCGCCTCCAAGACCTTCACGACGCAGGAGACGATGGCCAACGCGCAGGTCGCGCGCGCCTGGTTCCTGGCCAATGGCGGCACGGTCGAGGAGATCGCGCGCCACTTCGCCGCGACGACGACCAACGTCAGCGCCGCGGCGGCCTTCGGCATCACGACGACCTTCGGCTTCTGGGACTGGGTCGGCGGGCGCTACTCGCTGTGGAGCGCGATCGGCCTGCCGATCGCGATCGCCATCGGCGCGGCCAACTTCGCTGCGCTGCTCGACGGCGCGCACGCGATGGACCGCCACTTCGCCGAGGCGCCGGTCGAGCGCAACTTGCCGATGCTGCTGGGCCTCGTCGACGTCTGGTACCGCAACTTCCACGGCTTCGCGAGCCGCAGCGTCGCGCCCTACCACCAGGGCCTGCGCCGGCTGCCGGCCTATCTGCAGCAGCTGGAGATGGAGTCCAACGGCAAGCGTGTCGACCTGGCCGGCGAGCCGCTGCCCTATGCCACCAGCCCGGTGGTCTGGGGCGAGCCCGGCACCAACGGCCAGCACGCCTACTTCCAGATGCTGCACCAGGGCACCGACGTGATCCCGGTGGAGTTCATCGCCGTGCGCCGGCCGACGCATGCGCACGCCGAGCTGCACGCCAAGCTGCTCGCCAACTGCCTGGCGCAGAGCCAGGCGCTGATGCTCGGCAAGACCGCCGAGGCGGCGCGCAGCGAAACGGTGCCGACGGCGTCGGCGACGCTGGACCGCGAGGTGCTGGCGCGCCACCGCACCTTCCCCGGCAACCGGCCGAGCACGACCTTCGTGCTGGACATGCTGACGCCGCGCGCGCTGGGCGCGCTGGTCGCGATGTACGAGCACCGCGTCTGGACCAGCGGCGCGCTGTGGGGCATCAACAGCTTCGACCAGTGGGGCGTCGAGCTCGGCAAGGCGCTGGCCAGCGACCTGCTGCCGCGCCTGGCTTCGGGCGACACCCGGGGGCTGGACGCCAGCACCGCGGGGCTGCTGGCGCGGCTGCGCGGCTGAACGCTCAGCTCGTGCCGCGATCGCCCGGGGCGGCGGCGCGCCGGCCGGGGTCTCCAAACCGGTAGATGCGCTCGTCGAGGTGGCGCGCGACGGCGTCGACGTCCTCTTCGCTCCAGCCCAGGTGGGCCGCGCCCTGCCAGCGCCGCACCTGGGCCTTCAGGCTGTCCCAGTCGGTGGCGATGCGTTTGTCGCGCCAGTGCATCTGCGTCGTGTGGCAGGCGACGCAGTGCGTGTCGTAGAGCAGCGCGCCGCGGTTCGCGGGCAGCGGCGGCAGCGTGTCCTGGGCGAATGCCGGCACGGCGGCCAGCAGCAGGGCGGGCAGGGTGGGGCGGCAGTTCATCGGCCCATCGTAGCGGCCGCTTCGCCCCGGCTACCCCGGGGTTTCAGCCGGTCGGCGGCGGGCACGCAGCCGGCGCCACTGGCGCGGGCCGCCGAGCCCGGCCTCGGCCACCGCCTGTTTGGTCGCGCGGCCCTCGCGCAGCGCACGTTCGGCGAGCGCGACGCGCAGGTCCTCGATCCAGGCGCGTGGGCTGCTGCCCACGTGTTCGGCGAACAGCCGCGCCAGATGGCGCGGCGAGACGTGGGCGATGGCCGCCAGCTTGTCCAGCGGCCATTCGGCGGCCGGGTCGTCGAGCACCGCGTCCTGCACGCGGTGCAGCGCCGGGTGCAGGTGCTCGCGGCCGGCGAGCAGCGCCGAGCGCTGCGGGTCCTCGCTGCCGCGGCGGTGGAACACGACCATGGTCTGCGCCACGGCCGCCGCCACCGCCTCGCCGCAGACACGCCCGACGGCGTGCAGCGCGAGGTCGATGCCGGCGGTGACGCCGGCGCTGGTGGCCACCGGGCCGTCGGCGACGAAGAGGCGGTTGGCCAGCACCTGGGCCGTCGGCGCCAGGCGCTGCAGATCGCCGAGCATCTCGTGGTGCGTCGTGCAGCGCCGGCCGGCCAGCAGCCCGGCGTCGGCGGCCAGCAGCGCGCCGGCGCAGACGGTCAGCACGTCGACGCCGTGGCCCAGCCGCGGCGCCACCGCTTCGGCCAGCCAGCGCCGTGTCGCCGCCCAGTGCGCCGGCAGCGGCTGCTGCAGCGCGCTCTCGCAGCCGCTGGGCTGGCCCAGCAGCAGGACCCAGCTCTCGCGCTCGAAGGCCGCCGGCAGCGGCTCCAGCCCGGCGATCGTCGCCCCGACCGAACTCGCGGCCTGCGGCTCGGGGCCGACGTGGCGCAGGCGGAAGGCCGGCGGCCGGCCGCGCCGCGCCAGCTGCTGGTTGGCCAGGCGGAAGACCTCGGCCGGGCCGGCCAGGTCCAGCAGCAGCGTGTCGGGCAGGACGACGAAGACCAGGTCGATCATGCGGCTCGCTGCAAAGCCTGCTCGACGCTGCAGATCGTCGCGAAACGCCCGGCGAGCACGGTCTCGGTGCGTTCGTAGAGCTCGGCAGGGCTCAGCGTGCGGCCGGCCGGCGTCGTCATCGCGAAGGTCAGCGTGGCTTCGGTGACGTAGTCGACCTCCCAGCCTTCGTCGCTGGCGTGGCGCGTCGTCGTCTCGCAGCACTGCTCGGTGCGGATGCCGGCGACGATCAGCCGGCGGATGCCCTGCTGATGCAGCCAGACCGTGAGGCCGGTGCCGACCAGCGCGCTGTGGCGCTCCTTCAAAAAGCTGGCCGCGGCGTCGTACGGCGCCAGGCCGTCCAGCGGCCGCACCAGGCCGCTTTCGAGCGCGAACGGGTTGTCGGCCGTCTTCGGGCCGTCGGTGTGCAGGATGCGCACGACCGGCAGGCCGCGTTCGGTGGCGCCGGCGACGAGCGCATTGACACGCGCCAGGAAGCCCGGCGCGGCCGCCGGGTCCCAGTAGGGGCGTGCGGTGAAGGATTGCTGGACGTCGATCAACAGGACGGCGGTGGACATCGGAAGGCCTCGTGCGGTGGTGGAAGGTGACCGCATCGTGCCTCTCGCAGTGTGCACGCGCCGGGCCCGAACCGGACGCGAGGCGGACGTTTCAGGACATCCGCCGTCGGCGCTTCAGGGCCGCGGCTGCGCCAGCCAGGCCTCGGCCAGGCGCACCCAGGCCGAGGCGCCGACGGGGATCAGCTCGTCGTTGAAGTCGTAGCTCGGGTTGTGCAGCATGCACGGCCCCAGGCCGTGGCCGGCCTCGCGGTGCGTGCCGTCGCCGTTGCCGATGACGAAGTAGCAGCCGGGCTTGTCCAGCAGGTAGAAGCTGAAGTCCTCGGCGCCCATCGTCGGCTCGAACTCGAGCACGTTCTCCGCGCCGACCACCTCGGTCAGCGTGCGGCGCACGAACTCGGTCTCGGCCGGGTGGTTGATCGTCGGCGGGTAGTTGCGGTGGAACTCGAACTCGCAGGCCGCGTCGTAGGCCGCGCAGGTGGCGTCGGCGACCTGCTTCATGCGGCGTTCCACCAGGTCCAGCACCTCGGTCGTGAAGGTGCGCACCGTGCCCTGAAGCTCGACGCTGTCGGGGATGACGTTGGTCGCTTCGCCGGCGTGGATCATCGTCGTCGAGATCACCGCGGTGTCGATCGGGCGCTTGTTGCGCGTGACGATGCCCTGCCAGGCGCTGACCAGCTGGCAGGCGACGAGCACCGGGTCGATGCCGTTGTGCGGCATCGCCGCGTGCGCGCCCTTGCCGCGGATCGTCACCTTGAACTCGTTGCTGCTGGCGAAGACCGGGCCGGTCTTGACCGCGAACTGGCCGGCTTCCAGCCCAGGCCAGTTGTGCGCGCCGAAGATCGCTTCCATCGGGAAACGTTCGAACAGGCCGTCGCGGATCATCTCGCGCGCGCCACCGCCGCCTTCTTCGGCCGGCTGGAAGACGAGGTAGACGGTGCCGTCGAAGTTCCGGTTCTTCGCCAGATGCTGGGCGGCGGCCAGCAGCATCGCGGTGTGGCCGTCGTGGCCGCAGGCGTGCATGCGGCCAGCGTGGCGGCTGGCGTGCGCGAAAGT is a window encoding:
- a CDS encoding cysteine hydrolase family protein, whose protein sequence is MSTAVLLIDVQQSFTARPYWDPAAAPGFLARVNALVAGATERGLPVVRILHTDGPKTADNPFALESGLVRPLDGLAPYDAAASFLKERHSALVGTGLTVWLHQQGIRRLIVAGIRTEQCCETTTRHASDEGWEVDYVTEATLTFAMTTPAGRTLSPAELYERTETVLAGRFATICSVEQALQRAA
- a CDS encoding general secretion pathway protein GspB, whose protein sequence is MSYILDALRRADAERERGAVPGLHSQPAAPAPAAATPAPRRGPWIAAGGAAALAAIGAGAWWGTQRPAAPAAPAATVAQAAPVPAATPAAPPTARLDTPPVAAPASAEAVPRVGPPRIVPPPAATTEAPRRVAPPAPAPVVAPARVAATAPGADRVIPIDQLSAEQRRSLPQLTIGGAIYSDQPAARMLLVGGQLLHEGDAAAPGVTLERIGPRSAVLRWRELRYEVPY
- the zwf gene encoding glucose-6-phosphate dehydrogenase; translation: MSFDLVFFGGTGDLTWRKLLPALFQAWRHHKLPEGGRILAVARDERSDDEYRAFVRERFAAVESSKRPNDAEFDEFAQLLHYRRMDLSKPEDYAGLKAWLAERGADTALMYLATSPYLFPVICEQLGAAGIVGPHVRIVLEKPLGHDLASAQQINRVVRSVFDERQALRIDHYLGKPAVQNLMALRFGNALFEPLWRREWIANIQITLAESLGVGTRGDYYDRTGALRDMIQNHALQLLTMIAMEPPSSSAADAIRDEKLKVLRSLRPFTPETVARDVVRGQYRAGSVEGQAVPGYLDEVKVPAGSRCETFVALRTEIQNWRWAGVPFYLRTGKRLAEQDAHIVVNFREVPHPIFPGTRRANRLVIKLQPEDGLELHLLAATGGSTNEVLSPVSLDLDFDKAFPSERVGAYERLLLDAIAGRLNLFVRSDEQEQAWRWVEPVLDAWDNDPTGPRPYAAGSWGPAAASALVARDSCAWAEEQ
- a CDS encoding GlxA family transcriptional regulator; translated protein: MIDLVFVVLPDTLLLDLAGPAEVFRLANQQLARRGRPPAFRLRHVGPEPQAASSVGATIAGLEPLPAAFERESWVLLLGQPSGCESALQQPLPAHWAATRRWLAEAVAPRLGHGVDVLTVCAGALLAADAGLLAGRRCTTHHEMLGDLQRLAPTAQVLANRLFVADGPVATSAGVTAGIDLALHAVGRVCGEAVAAAVAQTMVVFHRRGSEDPQRSALLAGREHLHPALHRVQDAVLDDPAAEWPLDKLAAIAHVSPRHLARLFAEHVGSSPRAWIEDLRVALAERALREGRATKQAVAEAGLGGPRQWRRLRARRRPAETPG
- the pgi gene encoding glucose-6-phosphate isomerase, which codes for MTRCDRTEAWSALAGHYEAHGRTLDLREAFARDASRFEALSLQAPEVFADLSKNLLDTATLHFLADLARECELPARRDAMLAGAVANLTEGREVLHTALRAPLGAAPHGEPVHAVLAAMLAYAEQVRLDAQITDVVNIGIGGSDLGPQMVVAALESYGDPGRRLHFVSNVDGHDIAPVLAKLDPQRTLFIVASKTFTTQETMANAQVARAWFLANGGTVEEIARHFAATTTNVSAAAAFGITTTFGFWDWVGGRYSLWSAIGLPIAIAIGAANFAALLDGAHAMDRHFAEAPVERNLPMLLGLVDVWYRNFHGFASRSVAPYHQGLRRLPAYLQQLEMESNGKRVDLAGEPLPYATSPVVWGEPGTNGQHAYFQMLHQGTDVIPVEFIAVRRPTHAHAELHAKLLANCLAQSQALMLGKTAEAARSETVPTASATLDREVLARHRTFPGNRPSTTFVLDMLTPRALGALVAMYEHRVWTSGALWGINSFDQWGVELGKALASDLLPRLASGDTRGLDASTAGLLARLRG
- a CDS encoding c-type cytochrome, producing the protein MNCRPTLPALLLAAVPAFAQDTLPPLPANRGALLYDTHCVACHTTQMHWRDKRIATDWDSLKAQVRRWQGAAHLGWSEEDVDAVARHLDERIYRFGDPGRRAAAPGDRGTS
- the tal gene encoding transaldolase, giving the protein MNQLDQLRQYTTVVADTGNFHQLAQFAPRDATTNPSLILKAVRQPEYAPLLAETVAAHAARPLDEIVDEVLVRFGLEILKVVPGRVSTEVDARLSFDTAATIERGRRIAALYRAAGVGPERLLVKIASTWEGIRAAEVLEREGIHCNLTLLFGFGQAVACGDAGVTLISPFVGRILDWHKARAGAAWDAAAHSGAADPGVKSVTTIWRHYKRHGLATEVMGASFRNVDQILALAGCDLLTISPELLAQLQAADAPVARALDLAEAQAADLPAVHLDEAAFRWTLNEDAMATEKLAEGIRAFAADARALDALIEEARR
- a CDS encoding M20 aminoacylase family protein yields the protein MKLIDSIVADAAGIATLRRDLHAHPELCFEEQRTSDLIAATLEGWGIPVHRGLGKTGVVGIVRNGSSARAVGLRADIDALPITEKNTFAHASRHAGRMHACGHDGHTAMLLAAAQHLAKNRNFDGTVYLVFQPAEEGGGGAREMIRDGLFERFPMEAIFGAHNWPGLEAGQFAVKTGPVFASSNEFKVTIRGKGAHAAMPHNGIDPVLVACQLVSAWQGIVTRNKRPIDTAVISTTMIHAGEATNVIPDSVELQGTVRTFTTEVLDLVERRMKQVADATCAAYDAACEFEFHRNYPPTINHPAETEFVRRTLTEVVGAENVLEFEPTMGAEDFSFYLLDKPGCYFVIGNGDGTHREAGHGLGPCMLHNPSYDFNDELIPVGASAWVRLAEAWLAQPRP
- a CDS encoding MurR/RpiR family transcriptional regulator, which gives rise to MLERIRASIPALPPAEQRVARLLLADARGFASLPVGELAERARVSKPTVVRFCRSVGYDGLADFKIKLAGSVNEGVPFVHRAVEEDDKAGDLVIKVVDNAVAALLRYRNAAASQAIEDAIGALTEAGRHSRRIEFYGVGNSGIVALDAQHKFFRLGVNSMAISDGHVQVMSATMLSEGDCAVVISNSGRSRDILDVAEIARRKGATVIVITASGSPLATLALGSPGHILLAADHPEDADRYSPMVSRLLHLTIVDILATGVALRLGSAALRPTLSEIKKNLRNRRYSDGQRLAEDADG
- a CDS encoding ExeA family protein → MYASFYGLQREPFSIAPDPRFLYMSEAHREALAHLLYGLSGGGGFVLLTGEIGAGKTTVCRCFLEQVPAHCDVAYVFNPKLDALELLQTVCDEFRLEVPAGAATVKAYVDALNRFLLAAHAAGRHAVLVIDEAQALAPEVLEQLRLLTNLETDERKLLQIVLIGQPELRTMLARPDLEQLAQRVIARYHLPALDAAETAAYVRHRLAVAGLSGEPPFDDEALAALHRLCGGVPRRINLLADRALLGGYAQGQRRVGRAVVERAAHEVFGTVPPSPTPSRAPAVAAVLGFAALAVGALAWQAGRGGVAAAPVAPAVHAAPAPAAASANASVPVAAASAAPAPVADELDAEALLARAAAREADGVRSLAKRWKAEPGAGEPCSALAASGLACWRTKTGLAQVRDLGRPGLLTLHGSDGRSGVVLLTGLSAEHATLAFAEGGEASVELATLATLWRGEFATLWRPPPGWGAPGGAATLAAWLDERLPGRGALAPRIVAFQVAHGLQPDGRAGPLTLMQILRPDGDTAPRLALTR
- a CDS encoding STAS domain-containing protein — translated: MKLPATATLAQANELLRQLGEDTEVVDASELADFDSSAVALLLEARRRAAARGRTLRIDGAQAQLVELARLYGVDELLGLPAAEAA